The following are encoded together in the Echeneis naucrates chromosome 9, fEcheNa1.1, whole genome shotgun sequence genome:
- the srrd gene encoding SRR1-like protein, translating to MSDAGEEWQVARRRKGASRKPKSLQVCPGSAGCQEQLDVRKTVKRIADTVSELRCEDFWKDWREQLWAAGSAQHPKPPVHGDTEGPVDQLEKAREDRPCQQLGCVCFGLGSFSSCASARYQLAILLLLLDAAQIPLEDCSVYDPAFSTGEIDVLRDLGLTVLTENEEGKRLATKPTLFYMMHCGKALYNNLLWKNWSIQRLPLMIIIGNGFSGMRDRSIEREFKRDYSYISQAVDVCAERKLPCPSHLIDVFSDTALITFPTSDLNRLPQSTWEEPPEPQYQHCPDLEITLKTVN from the exons ATGTCGGACGCCGGAGAGGAGTGGCAGGTGGCCCGACGACGAAAAGGAGCATCGCGGAAACCGAAGTCCCTTCAGGTGTGTCCAGGTTCAGCAGGCTGCCAGGAGCAGCTGGATGTCAGGAAAACTGTGAAACGGATCGCAGACACAGT GTCTGAGCTGAGATGTGAGGACTTCTGGAAAGACTGGAGAG AGCAGCTGTGGGCGGCAGGATCAGCACAACACCCAAAACCTCCGGTCCATGGGGACACCGAGGGTCCAGTAGACCAGCTGGAGAAGGCCAGAGAAGACAGACCATGTCAGCagctgggctgtgtgtgttttggcctcggctccttctcctcctgtgcCTCAGCCCGTTACCAGCTTGccattttgctgttgttgctggatGCAGCACAG ATCCCATTAGAGGACTGCTCTGTTTATGATCCTGCGTTCTCCACTGGAGAGATAGATGTTTTAAGAGATCTGGGCCTGACTGTACTCACAGAAAATGAG GAGGGGAAGCGTCTTGCTACCAAGCCCACACTTTTTTAcatgatgcattgtgggaaagcCCTGTACAACAACCTTCTGTGGAAGAACTGGAGCATACAACGTCTTCCTCTGATGATAATCATTGGTAACGGCTTCAGTGGCATGAGAGACAG ATCGATTGAGAGGGAGTTCAAGCGCGACTACAGCTACATTAGTCAAGCTGTGGATGTGTGCGCAGAGAGAAAGCTTCCTTGTCCATCCCATCTCATTGATGTCTTCAGTGACACAGCGCTCATCACCTTTCCCACTAGCGACCTTAATAGACTCCCACAATCCACTTGGGAAGAGCCACCTGAACCTCAGTACCAACACTGCCCGGATTTGGAAATTACTTTGAAAACAGTGAACTGA
- the tfip11 gene encoding tuftelin-interacting protein 11, whose translation MSMSHLYGRRGEEEEEGVEIESFEVTDWDLANEFNPDRRRHRQSKEQATYGIWAERDSDDDERPSFGGKRSKDYTAPVNFVSAGLRKTAAEEKQQQGGASDDSDDDAPSAPSPPRSTTKKPQMGNFRGNQSQRFAGGIQSGQGIGSWEKHTKGIGQKLLQKMGYQPGKGLGKNAQGIVNPIEAKVRKGKGAVGAYGNERTQQSLQDFPVVDSDEEEEKEFQRELGQWRKDPAGSGGKKKPKYSYKTVDELKAKGKLAGRSTSASAGELAQVKVIDMTGREQKIYYSYSQMSSKHSVPDEGPPSMSTRDQKGSGFALPELEHNLQLLIDLTEQDILQSARRLQHEKDVVVSLSHESRALQSRLDAEQDSIQRMEAVLALVERFPSGETAPGEGPTIQECARIFETLQTDYYEEYKTMGLADLAVAVVHPLLKEKLCSWDPLKDSSYYLEDIGQWRAILESRELHSTAPDSNMDPYHRLLWDVWIPVMRSCVSGWQPRLVRQMVDCVDVWAPLIPLWIQDHLLEQLILPRLQREVDNWNPLTDTVPIHSWIHPWLPLLQSRLEPLYPPIRSKLSNALQRWHPSDTSARLILQPWKDVFTPGAWEAFMVKNIIPKLALCLEELVINPHQQQMDPFNWVMDWEGMLSPSSLVSLLDKNFFTKWLQVLCSWLSNSPNYEEITKWYLGWKSMFSDVLLAQPLIKEKFNEALDIMNRAVSSGMGGYMQPGARENIAYLTQTERRKDFQYEAMQERRDAENVAHRGISAGVPTNFKDLIQTKAEENNIVFMPLVAKRHEGKQLYTFGRIVIYIDRGVVFVQGEKTWVPTSLQSLIDMAK comes from the exons ATGTCCATGTCCCACCTGTACGGGcggagaggggaggaggaggaagagggtgtGGAGATTGAGAGCTTTGAGGTGACAGACTGGGATCTTGCCAATGAGTTCAACCCAGACCGCCGCAGACACAGGCAGTCAAAGGAGCAGGCTACCTATGGCATCTGGGCTGAGAGGgactctgatgatgatgagaggcCCAGTTTTGGAGGCAAGAG ATCTAAGGACTACACTGCCCCAGTAAACTTTGTAAGTGCCGGTCTGCGTAAGACTGCAGCTGAGGAGAAACAACAGCAAGGGGGAGCGTCAGATGATTCTGATGATGATGCTCCCTCAGCACCCTCCCCGCCTCGCAGCACTACCAAAAAGCCTCAGATG GGTAATTTCCGTGGGAACCAGTCGCAGAGGTTCGCAGGTGGCATACAGTCTGGACAAGGCATTGGTAGCTGGGAAAAGCATACAAAGGGAATTGGACAAAAGCTTCTGCAGAAAATGGGTTACCAACCAGGCAAAGGTTTGGGCAAGAATGCACAAG GTATTGTGAATCCTATTGAAGCAAAGGTTCGTAAAGGCAAAGGAGCGGTCGGAGCTTATGGCAATGAGCGCACCCAACAGAGTCTTCAGGATTTCCCTGTAGTCGActcagatgaagaagaggaaaag GAGTTTCAGAGGGAGTTAGGCCAGTGGCGTAAGGATCCTGCAGGAtctggaggaaagaagaaacCCAAGTACTCTTATAAAACAGTAGATGAGCTAAAGGCCAAAGGCAAACTGGCAGGGCGGAGCACCTCAGCATCCGCTGGAGAGCTGGCACAGGTCAAG GTAATAGATATGACTGGGAGAGAGCAAAAAATATACTACAGTTATAGTCAGATGTCCAGCAAGCATAGTGTCCCAGATGAAGGTCCACCAAGCATGTCCACTCGGGATCAGAAAGGATCTGGATTTGCTCTGCCTGAGCTTGAACATAACCTGCAGCTACTGATAGACCTTACAGAACAGGACATATTACAG TCTGCCAGACGTCTGCAGCATGAAAAAGATGTAGTTGTGTCACTGAGCCATGAGTCACGAGCACTGCAGAGTAGGCTGGATGCAGAACAAGATTCCATCCAGAGAATGGAGGCTGTACTGGCACTCGTTGAGCGTTTTCCCTCTGGTGAGACGGCCCCTGGGGAGGGACCAACCATACAG GAATGTGCTCGGATCTTTGAGACATTACAAACAGACTATTATGAAGAGTACAAAACTATGGGGTTGGCAGACCTGGCTGTAGCAGTTGTTCATCCattactgaaagaaaaactttgtTCCTGGGATCCACTGAAG gACAGCTCTTATTATCTGGAAGACATCGGTCAGTGGAGAGCAATTCTTGAATCTAGAGAGCTCCACTCCACGGCCCCAGACTCAAATATGGATCCTTACCACAG gCTTTTGTGGGATGTGTGGATCCCAGTGATGCGATCCTGTGTGTCAGGCTGGCAGCCTCGTTTGGTCAGACAAATGGTCGATTGTGTCGATGTGTGGGCTCCTCTTATCCCTCTGTGGATTCAGGATCACCTTTTGGAGCAGCTAATCTTACCTCGGCTACAGCGAGAG GTGGATAACTGGAATCCTTTAACAGACACAGTGCCCATTCACTCCTGGATCCACCCTTGGCTGCCTCTGCTCCAGTCACGTCTGGAGCCACTGTACCCGCCAATCAGGAGCAAACTGTCCAATGCATTGCAGCGATGGCATCCCAGTGACACTTCAGCCCGACTCATCCTGCAACCTTGGAAAGATGTATTCACACCAGGTGCTTGGGAGGCCTTCATGGTTAAAAACATAATCCCTAAACTAG CCCTGTGTCTGGAAGAGCTGGTTATCAACCCGCACCAACAGCAGATGGATCCATTTAACTGGGTGATGGATTGGGAAGGAATGCTGTCCCCCTCCAGCCTTGTGTCCCTTCTCGACAAAAACTTCTTTACAAAGTGGTTGCAG GTGCTGTGTTCCTGGTTGAGCAACAGTCCTAATTATGAGGAAATCACTAAATGGTACCTTGGTTGGAAAAGCATGTTCAGTGATGTTTTGTTGGCGCAGCCTCTCATAAAAGAGAAGTTCAATGAAGCATTGGACATCATGAACCGTGCAGTGTCTTCAGGCATGG GTGGATATATGCAACCTGGTGCGAGGGAGAACATTGCATATCTCACACAAACGGAAAGACGAAAAGACTTCCAGTATGAGGCAATGCAGGAGCGTAGGGATGCAGAGAATGTGGCTCACAGAGGCATCAGTGCTGGTGTACCAACTAACTTCAAGGATCTTATCCAGACCAAAGCAGAGGAGAACAACATTGTCTTTATGCCCCTGGTGGCCAAACGGCATGAGGGCAAACAGCTGTATACATTTGGCCGTATAGTCATCTACATAGACAGAGgggttgtgtttgtgcaagGAGAGAAGACTTGGGTGCCCACGTCTTTGCAGAGCCTGATAGATATGGCCAAGTGA
- the thoc5 gene encoding THO complex subunit 5 homolog isoform X1 has product MSSEALKKRKSKVLRSEGGTPEMKRGRAEGDQQDMRVYSEEVELDGRDPEQDYVQYKESCESLATLMSEIQDLKANGAKEGCPEVEQRRMQSCIHFMNLKKLNRLAHMRLKRGRDQTHEAKQKVDVLHLQLQNLLYEVMHLQKEISKCLEFKSKHEEIDLVTEEEFYQEAPQEISRPHLTKNDPHQLTLARLDWELEQRKRLAEKYKESQATKEKIQKSIEVKKEHLRSLQPGLHAIMQASLPVQEYLSMPIEQTQKQTEVARHLPPPLYVLFVQANAYGQACDKNLTLSISGDVDEAKALSKPPEDSQDDESDSDAEEEQEKTKRRRPTTGGQLDDKRREMLKRHPLSLCLDLMCKDGSILHLSFYYLMNLNIMTVKTKVSTSTDLNTAISAGDLLKSDTLLSCLYTNDQGRETPNPANRYQFDKVGIVSFADYVDELGHPYMWVQSLGGLHFPSDTSEGVRVGSSLSASHMESSMKLLRGRVQSRLALHKQFASLEHSIIPVSSECQHLFPAKIISRLARWTTITHQDYMDFSYTRHVTEAGLAKDTDLYFMGVVERGTARLQAAVVLSPRYPEISPLFSLCLSWKGERSGRTDDNLRAMESEVNVFKNELQGPRPGHQLLTNQIARLCVCLDVYLETEGQDDSVEGPREFPREKMCLRTVRGPNRLKPFKYNHPQGFFSHR; this is encoded by the exons ATGTCGTCGGAAGCCCTGAAGAAGCGAAAGTCGAAGGTTCTCCGAAGTGAAGGAGGAACCCCAGAAATGAAGCGAGGTCGAGCGGAGGGCGACCAGCAG GATATGCGGGTGTACAGTGAAGAGGTGGAACTGGATGGCAGAGACCCTGAGCAGGATTATGTGCAGTACAAAGAATCATGCGAGAGTTTGGCCACTCTCATGAGTGAAATCCAGGATCTTAAAGCCAATGGAGCCAAGGAGGGG TGTCCTGAGGTTGAGCAGAGGCGTATGCAGAGCTGCATCCACTTCATGAATCTGAAAAAACTCAATCGCTTGGCTCATATGCGActaaagagaggcagagaccaGACACACGAG gcaaaacaaaaagtggATGTGCTGCACCTTCAGCTGCAGAACCTCCTGTATGAAGTGATGCATCTTCAGAAGGAGATCAGCAAGTGTCTGGAGTTCAA GTCTAAGCATGAGGAAATAGACTTAGTGACCGAAGAAGAGTTTTACCAGGAAGCCCCACAAGAGATTTCCAGGCCTCACCTCACAAAAAATGACCCTCACCAACTCACACTGGCTCGACTGGACTGGGAGCTAGAACAAAGAAAGAG GTTGGCAGAGAAGTACAAGGAGTCACAGGCCACAAAGGAGAAAATTCAAAAGAGCATTGAGGTGAAGAAGGAACACTTGAGGAGCTTACAGCCTGGACTACATGCCATCATGCAG GCATCTCTCCCAGTGCAGGAGTATCTCTCCATGCCCATTGAACAGACTCAAAAACAGACTGAGGTTGCTCGTCATCTCCCTCCACCTCTGTATGTCCTATTTGTTCAAGCCAATGCCTATGGCCAGGCCTGCG ACAAGAACTTGACTCTGTCAATCAGCGGTGATGTGGATGAGGCCAAGGCCTTATCCAAACCCCCAGAAGATTCCCAGG ATGATGAGAGTGATTCAGATGCAGAGGAAGAGCAAGAGAAAACG AAGAGGAGAAGGCCAACTACAGGTGGCCAGCTGGATGACAAAAGACGAGAGATGCTGAAAAGACACCCCCTATCCCTCTGCTTAGACCTCATGTGTAAAG ATGGCAgcatcctccatctctccttctaCTACCTGATGAATCTAAACATTATGACAGTCAAGACCAAAGTGTCGACCTCCACAGACCTGAACACGGCGATCAGTGCAGG GGACCTGCTGAAATCAGACACTCTGCTCAGCTGTTTGTACACCAATGACCAGGGACGGGAAACACCCAATCCAGCTAATCGCTACCAGTTTGACAAAGTCGG GATTGTTTCCTTTGCTGATTACGTGGATGAGCTGGGCCATCCGTACATGTGGGTTCAGAGTCTTGGAGGACTACACTTTCCTAGTGATACCTCAGAG GGTGTGCGCGTGGGCAGTTCTCTGAGTGCCAGCCACATGGAGAGCTCCATGAAGCTGCTGAGGGGACGAGTGCAGTCCCGCCTGGCTTTGCACAAACAGTTTGCATCTTTAG AGCACAGCATCATCCCCGTCTCCAGTGAGTGTCAGCACCTCTTTCCTGCCAAGATCATCTCCCGCTTAGCCCGCTGGACCACTATCACTCACCAGGACTACATG GATTTTTCATATACTCGTCATGTGACTGAGGCTGGGCTGGCAAAGGACACCGACCTGTACTTCATGGGAGTGGTTGAAAGAGGCACAG CTCGTCTGCAGGCCGCAGTGGTGCTGAGTCCCCGTTACCCGGAgatctctcctcttttctccctttgCCTCAGCTGGAAGGGAGAGCGCAGTGGACGGACTGATGACAACCTTCGA GCCATGGAGAGTGAAGTCAATGTATTCAAAAATGAGTTACAGGGTCCCCGCCCAGGACACCAGCTCCTGACCAATCAGATTGCACGCTTGTGTGTCTGCCTGGATGTATATTTGGAGACTGAAGGACAAGATGACAGTGTAGAGGGACCACGAGAGTTTCCCAGAGAAAAGATGTGCTTGCGCACTGTCAG GGGGCCAAATCGTCTGAAGCCCTTTAAGTACAACCATCCTCAGGGCTTCTTCAGTCATCGCTAA
- the thoc5 gene encoding THO complex subunit 5 homolog isoform X2 yields MSSEALKKRKSKVLRSEGGTPEMKRGRAEGDQQDMRVYSEEVELDGRDPEQDYVQYKESCESLATLMSEIQDLKANGAKEGCPEVEQRRMQSCIHFMNLKKLNRLAHMRLKRGRDQTHEAKQKVDVLHLQLQNLLYEVMHLQKEISKCLEFKSKHEEIDLVTEEEFYQEAPQEISRPHLTKNDPHQLTLARLDWELEQRKRLAEKYKESQATKEKIQKSIEVKKEHLRSLQPGLHAIMQASLPVQEYLSMPIEQTQKQTEVARHLPPPLYVLFVQANAYGQACDKNLTLSISGDVDEAKALSKPPEDSQDDESDSDAEEEQEKTRRRPTTGGQLDDKRREMLKRHPLSLCLDLMCKDGSILHLSFYYLMNLNIMTVKTKVSTSTDLNTAISAGDLLKSDTLLSCLYTNDQGRETPNPANRYQFDKVGIVSFADYVDELGHPYMWVQSLGGLHFPSDTSEGVRVGSSLSASHMESSMKLLRGRVQSRLALHKQFASLEHSIIPVSSECQHLFPAKIISRLARWTTITHQDYMDFSYTRHVTEAGLAKDTDLYFMGVVERGTARLQAAVVLSPRYPEISPLFSLCLSWKGERSGRTDDNLRAMESEVNVFKNELQGPRPGHQLLTNQIARLCVCLDVYLETEGQDDSVEGPREFPREKMCLRTVRGPNRLKPFKYNHPQGFFSHR; encoded by the exons ATGTCGTCGGAAGCCCTGAAGAAGCGAAAGTCGAAGGTTCTCCGAAGTGAAGGAGGAACCCCAGAAATGAAGCGAGGTCGAGCGGAGGGCGACCAGCAG GATATGCGGGTGTACAGTGAAGAGGTGGAACTGGATGGCAGAGACCCTGAGCAGGATTATGTGCAGTACAAAGAATCATGCGAGAGTTTGGCCACTCTCATGAGTGAAATCCAGGATCTTAAAGCCAATGGAGCCAAGGAGGGG TGTCCTGAGGTTGAGCAGAGGCGTATGCAGAGCTGCATCCACTTCATGAATCTGAAAAAACTCAATCGCTTGGCTCATATGCGActaaagagaggcagagaccaGACACACGAG gcaaaacaaaaagtggATGTGCTGCACCTTCAGCTGCAGAACCTCCTGTATGAAGTGATGCATCTTCAGAAGGAGATCAGCAAGTGTCTGGAGTTCAA GTCTAAGCATGAGGAAATAGACTTAGTGACCGAAGAAGAGTTTTACCAGGAAGCCCCACAAGAGATTTCCAGGCCTCACCTCACAAAAAATGACCCTCACCAACTCACACTGGCTCGACTGGACTGGGAGCTAGAACAAAGAAAGAG GTTGGCAGAGAAGTACAAGGAGTCACAGGCCACAAAGGAGAAAATTCAAAAGAGCATTGAGGTGAAGAAGGAACACTTGAGGAGCTTACAGCCTGGACTACATGCCATCATGCAG GCATCTCTCCCAGTGCAGGAGTATCTCTCCATGCCCATTGAACAGACTCAAAAACAGACTGAGGTTGCTCGTCATCTCCCTCCACCTCTGTATGTCCTATTTGTTCAAGCCAATGCCTATGGCCAGGCCTGCG ACAAGAACTTGACTCTGTCAATCAGCGGTGATGTGGATGAGGCCAAGGCCTTATCCAAACCCCCAGAAGATTCCCAGG ATGATGAGAGTGATTCAGATGCAGAGGAAGAGCAAGAGAAAACG AGGAGAAGGCCAACTACAGGTGGCCAGCTGGATGACAAAAGACGAGAGATGCTGAAAAGACACCCCCTATCCCTCTGCTTAGACCTCATGTGTAAAG ATGGCAgcatcctccatctctccttctaCTACCTGATGAATCTAAACATTATGACAGTCAAGACCAAAGTGTCGACCTCCACAGACCTGAACACGGCGATCAGTGCAGG GGACCTGCTGAAATCAGACACTCTGCTCAGCTGTTTGTACACCAATGACCAGGGACGGGAAACACCCAATCCAGCTAATCGCTACCAGTTTGACAAAGTCGG GATTGTTTCCTTTGCTGATTACGTGGATGAGCTGGGCCATCCGTACATGTGGGTTCAGAGTCTTGGAGGACTACACTTTCCTAGTGATACCTCAGAG GGTGTGCGCGTGGGCAGTTCTCTGAGTGCCAGCCACATGGAGAGCTCCATGAAGCTGCTGAGGGGACGAGTGCAGTCCCGCCTGGCTTTGCACAAACAGTTTGCATCTTTAG AGCACAGCATCATCCCCGTCTCCAGTGAGTGTCAGCACCTCTTTCCTGCCAAGATCATCTCCCGCTTAGCCCGCTGGACCACTATCACTCACCAGGACTACATG GATTTTTCATATACTCGTCATGTGACTGAGGCTGGGCTGGCAAAGGACACCGACCTGTACTTCATGGGAGTGGTTGAAAGAGGCACAG CTCGTCTGCAGGCCGCAGTGGTGCTGAGTCCCCGTTACCCGGAgatctctcctcttttctccctttgCCTCAGCTGGAAGGGAGAGCGCAGTGGACGGACTGATGACAACCTTCGA GCCATGGAGAGTGAAGTCAATGTATTCAAAAATGAGTTACAGGGTCCCCGCCCAGGACACCAGCTCCTGACCAATCAGATTGCACGCTTGTGTGTCTGCCTGGATGTATATTTGGAGACTGAAGGACAAGATGACAGTGTAGAGGGACCACGAGAGTTTCCCAGAGAAAAGATGTGCTTGCGCACTGTCAG GGGGCCAAATCGTCTGAAGCCCTTTAAGTACAACCATCCTCAGGGCTTCTTCAGTCATCGCTAA